In Mytilus edulis chromosome 8, xbMytEdul2.2, whole genome shotgun sequence, the genomic window ataccaattctcattatttttatattgtctgaattcaaagaaaaacaaacttgTATAAATGACCAGATTAGGTGTATCTAATATTTGTTGTTGTCAATTCAGGCTAAATATGCAGCTGCTATATCACATCTCTGTTCAAATGACGAGCGTTTCATTTCACACCACTGATGAATCATGTATTGAAGGTAAAAGCAAAATTTTCCCAATGACATAGATCTGGCAGAATATTTGATTTTCTGAATGAATGAGTTGAACTGCTCACATATTTCCGTGTTCAAGCCCTGCAATGGACAAATTCTCTGGGATTTGTAGCAGAAAGGACATTTGTGACTGTAGCCATGAAATAAATCGTGCCAAAATCGGGTATTCTCCCAGAAACCAGGTTCCCTGTTCAGACAGTACTCCTCAAACTGACatgaaaaatcataaaataccTCTTCTGGAGCATGTTCTAAGTATGAATAGGCAGAAGAGAAAGGGTCTTTCCTCCCTTCAGATCCTGGAATGATATGAAAACCATAACAATGACCATAGTGCTTAGGGTCAAACCAAAGAAATAAGTAGGTAGTACCACGTCTGGAGACCTCGGGGTATATCTTATTACACTGCTCATCAGACCTAGTAGGTGGGTCATCATAATTCTTTGAATGTGCATTTTCATTCATGGTATAAATTGGAATGTCTCTAAGCTTCTCTCCACTGGGTGTAAAGTAGTAAGCTGCACCATATCTTTCAGGATTGTACGTAGATGGCTGACGGACTGCAGGAGCTGGATCTTTATTCTTTTCTCTTATACGTTGGATTCTTAGGACAAGAtactgaaataaagaaataacatcaGAAAATGACTGTTCATAAGGTAAAGCAGCATATAAAGTATCACGAATTTCTGGAGAAAAATCAGATATCAAATTTATTCTGTGGTTTTGTGTAGATGTTCTCAATTCCAACAAAATAGAATCCAAAAGATCTGTGTAGCGAAAAGGAATCAATGATGACAAAGAATGATTTGTTGACAAAAACTTGAATATTACTGCTAATTTTTTCTGTACGGACTCATGATACTCATTACATACAAATTTGCGCATGATGTTTGAACACTGACCAGAAACTGTTTCAATAAGGAGTGTATTTCTAATGAGTTCTTCTTCAAATTCTAATGTCTGATTTAATTGTCCAAGTGCTTTTTTTGATGTGTATGCAAGGTGATCTCTGCATTTTCTTATTATAGCATCCGGTTGTTCTTCGCTATTGAAATTCAAGAAACAACGATCATTTCTTCTGTGACATGGGtcaattttttctgttgaagttgGTTTTTCTATTGGATCTGTATCTGCATTTTTAAAGCTAATACCAATTTTAGTGCCATCACATGCTAAGAATTTTGGGTTGTATTTGCAGATAGAACAAGGCTTTCTGAAATCAGTCTTGAATTTACTACTCCATGAAAACCACCAAGCAATGAATGTTTGAGGGGACATAAATTTAGCTGAATTAAGAAAATTTCTCCTGTATTTTTTGCTCATGATTTTGCAATATGCACTGAAAGTGACATGAGTGTTCAATGCATGATCTACAAAATCCCAGCCAATCTCATCTCCTGCAGCAGTTTCCTTTGAAAGAAAATGGAGGCTGTCTGAAGATCCACCATATTGAACTTGGCACTCTGCATTTGCTGCCAAGCAATTCCTACCAAGTACCTGAAAAAGAAGGAAAAGCAAATTGCATTTTTCTTCTAAATAGTTTAAGCCAAAATATAGATTTAATCTGTTTCTGATTCATCAGGGAATTCAAGTATCTGTATATTATTTCTACATCAGTTGAATAGGAAATATACTGTTTAAAATAAAGTATCATAACTTTTGATTTAACTATGTTCATACTAATAATTGCATAAAAGAAATAGTGAATTTATACAGGTAAGggtcatataaaatatttcttggaATCGATTGTTAGGAGCATTTTGTCGGATaaacttgtttttttaaaatgaaattttgtagGTCTGAACACTACCTGCACTACACATTCATTTATATAacactttaaaacaaaataaacaatttttaattacttTGTAAAGGGCCCACACTGGAATttaaaaattgagaaatgaatAACCTCACTGGATCTGCACTATTAATTGTTTGTCTCATCAATGATATGAATGATATTAAGAAAAACAATGAGATaggcaaattataaaaattaaattgaaaattgtagtatctacaaaaatttaaagtctttttaatttctttaaacttgtttataattaaaaataaatgaaagcaCACATAGTTCTTAAATTTAAAATGGCTCAAGACTTAGAAAACATTCTCACTTCAAATCTAGCTGGTCCGTTAGTCAAATACACCACTGTCCTGTACTTCACCTCGGTCAATACCCCATTTGGATGGTCATCATCAGAGTAGCCGGCCTTTAATTAAAAGCATTTTATTAGACATGAAAACACTaagcagaaaaataaaaaaatataaaatgttgagATATTCATGCAATCTGacattatagatttttttttttaaaactgtcaaAGGTTCAATCTAATAACTGTTATTTACTAATTTTTACAATGCAACTcattaccttttaaataatttggcGAGATATTTCATTCTAAAATCTAAATGACATGTAAATATTTTGCCATAGAAGCTAAGTTAGTTAAGATACTcttaaacaataatgtatatcTAGTCTGtctatatcatgtttataacaattacaagtcAGGCATACTGCACTGGTTATTAGAATTTCGGATACACCAAACCAGGCACTTTATATTTGAGAAACAGgctataaaattaagaatggaaatggggaatgtgtcaaagagacaacaacccgaccaaataaaaaacaacagcagagggtcaccaacaggtcttcaatttagcgagaaattcccgcacccggaggcgtccttcagctggcccctaaacaaatatatactagtccagtgataatatACATGCCCTTAATTTTAGAAccattcatatatttttgtattattcaaaattatcagtAAATTGTATGTTCTACAAGGATCACCAATCCTTCACCTTTCATCTGATACCTTAATTACATAAATTTATTCTACACAAGTTTTACCTTTCTCTGtagaaactattttgttttaaatatgtactactttccaGTATGTCCTTTTTTGACCAGGACTGATTAGGATGTGTTACAACTAATCATTTTTTCAAAGAATTCCTTTCAAGCCAGTGCTAGGGGCCATCTTCAACTTGCATTGAGgtgatctttttttgtttttttttgtttgtttgtgttgaaggcctcactggTCCTTTCagataaagaacagcaataatagtaccgtttttttttatgtgtactGGATTTTTTTGGTCATGGATGAAAACCCATCATTCTTTGTTTTccaattttgttatattttgcacTAATATAATTTGTGACATTTAGCGCAGAATTTTGTAGTAGAAATttaatagagaaaaaaattacCCCACAAAGACATCCATCTTCTAATACAGGAGGAAAGAGTACAAGTGGATTGTTTCCGGTCAAATACCCTTTAGTGTCTCGAACAACTCCTTCTGCACCATCAAATACAGctaatctttttttaattgctcgTTGTAAGGCTGGATCATCTTCCTCCTTGGGTCTGTGCTCACTCAAACTTGGGAAATCCCAAAGTCCTGTTGCCGGATTAAAAAAATTTGTCTGAAAACAAAATGTgaacatatttaataaatataacataACAGACAAAATAAAGTATGTAGCACTATATGAAAAAACTGACATCATGATGTGAATTATttcttccatattttttttagattaaccTTTTTAGTCAGGTAAAATCATACTTTATGGGCAATTGTATCAGTTATtgtatttatgttcatttaaaaaCGATTTTTGGTCCATCAAGGAAATGTTTGTGTTGTAGGCATTTAGTTGGTAATTGCATGTTATTTCCAACGCTGGCAAATTCAATTTGATTAAAAGTTTGAGTGAACGGTGTTATTCTTGTCTATTAATTAGATATATCTGCTTTGGTTTAATGATTGTAGTTTGTAACTTACCCTCTTTGTTTGAGTAGTTTCTGGTTGAAAAGTATCCTCCAAATCATTCTCATCTTCCTCATTATCAATAAATGCTTCCTCATCTTCATCTTCAATGTCTTCTTCAATATCATTACCATTCATCCATAAATTTTTGTGGTCTTTCATTGCCTGCAGATGAGGACAAACATTACTTGTTTCGCACAAGTATATGACTTTACGAGTAGAAAAACTGTAAATGGCACTACATTCACCGGACTGGCATGATACACGGTTTCTGGAAACATTCACAAACTTACAATCTTGACTACTGTTTGGTACAACTGAAAATTTTTTTGTTCGAAGAGATGACAGAAGTAAAATTACAGGCTTTTGTAAAGCAGCCAAAGATAACATTATACTTTTCTGAGATTTTGTTGGTGATGTAAAAACTTCTGTGCTGAAGTAGATGGGATAATCAGGTTCAATAATTTCTTTGAAATACCTTATATGGCAGCATTTGATGTTAATAGAATCTATTTCTGTGTCAGGCTGTTCATCTAATGTTGCGAGCTGTAATAAAGTTGCAAAGAGTGTACATGTGCAATGGTATACGTTGACATTCCCAACATTTCTCCTTGTCATGTGAACAAAAGATGACTCCATTAAACATCCAGTGGTCATGTTGACGTCATTCAAACAGAGGACATCGATATCTGATTCGTGAACACGCCAAAATAAACCTCCAGTTTCAGTTTGTGCTGTTTTATACTTTTCATACAAGGAATTGTCTGAAGCCCTGTTGTGTGTTGTAAAGAGAGGATTAACAGTTCGAAGGTTTCTTAAAATATCCTCTTCATTTAAAGCTTTGCGTTTAGGTCTTACTTGTCTCGGAGTAGAATTTTGCATATTTTCCCCAATGTTGATGTTGTCGTCATTGATGTTCTGGCGCGAATTTGATGGGGAAGACTCTGGGTTACGAAATTTGTCAACTAATCTAAAAATAGCAGAGTAGTTGGATTCTCTGTGATGGTAAAGTATCAGATTACGAAGAGAAGCAGGCTTATATTTCTCAGTAGAATCGCGGATAGATAACATTCTACCACAGCCAACATGAGCATGGGTTCCCTCATTCCAATAGTGGTCATTTGGTAGGCAGGAAATAATTTTGCACTGGTCATATAATGTGTATTTTGAGCTGGATGGtggatcaaaaataaatttaaattctggATTCTCAACAGGGACTCCTTTAGAACGGTAGTTATGTATGGTATTTTCCCATATATGGAGAATAGGATGAAAGACTCCTGAGGCTTCGAGAAATCTACAAAAGAAATATTTAGTTTCAATCATATTACGGTAGATATGTTTTAGGTTAAAATTTCAGACAACTGAAAATATAATATTctacaaatataatatttaatatatgaaataatataactgtaaagtatcttttttttaacatgttaaactgGTCTCAAAGATTCTCCTTTAATagcatatatatatcaaaaacaaatacattaaatatttttttcttatctgaTAAACAACTAGaggctcaccttggtctatgtgaatactaaacaaaggacacagatggattcaagacaaaattgtggtttggtgatggtgatgtgtttgtagatcttacttaactgaacattcttgctgcttacaattatccctatctataatgaacttgacccagtagttacagtggaaaatgttagtaaaattttacaaattttgtgaaactgttaaaaaaaaatgactatataaagggcaataactccttaggggtcaattgaccattttggtcatgttgacttctttttaggtcttactttgctgtacattattgctgtttacagtttatctctatctataataatattcaagataataccaaaaacagcaaaatttccttaaaattaccaattcaggggcagcaacccttcgggccaggtgagctaaaaatgtatttacatttctttttgatgttcatttttcttAAACTTGCATTATATTTTTCAGAACAATTAAACATATTAATAAACAATGTTAAAAGCTATTCCACAATAGGAGAGAAAACAGCTTAAATTACATAATTAGTAAAATAGAATGTTTGAGGACAAAAATACACCTTCTCATATTTTGCTATTGTCTGCATGCTGTGGTTCTTATCATTGTGTATGAGTATCACAAGAATTGGATGAgtaaaacttaagttagagagAGCAGAAATAAAAATtgggatggatggatggatggactgTAAAAGGTAACACACAATGCTTCTTTCACCCTAAAGCAGGGGCATAACAAAAGTATGgtaagtatatcatgtatatagattcaaagtgtcattttttttttcatttacacacTAAACTTTTAAACcaataatatttttcttcaattactcctgcaataaaataaataaatacatagttgaaaatttcaaactgaataaaaagataaatttatatcTAATTTTAACAAGTATTCCTTAGAGAAAAACTAAGAACATTAATTGATACAAGTTTCAATTCTGAAGATCTCAATTATACCTGGCTTTTTGAGTATTGTTTTCTTTGTGCGAGTTATGTTTGATAACATTTACCACTGTTCCTAGTAACTGGCAGGATTCTGTTGAGGTTTGCGCCTTTGCCATCAACTTTCTGTGTGAATTAAGAATACTGGATTTATTTCTTTCAAGAAGGTTGACGTATCGTCTTCCAGTATCTGAACCAGGATTAcctacaataataaacaataatCTCATTCTTTGAAACTAACATTATAAAATTATGGTGTAACTGCTGTTGAGGACAGAATAGTGTTTTTGAATGAGAATATTATCTAGAAAAAATACACTAGAGAAATATCTCTTATCAGATGATTGATTGCTGTTGTTGACTCGCCCTAATTAGCTTTAACATGTAGGTCCAGGTTAAACATACCTTGCTGGGTTCAAACTTACAACCTCAATGTTGACAGGATAATTATCACATTAAATCACTAAACTGCTGAAGCTCccattttacaaaattcaaattGGAGCATGCATATGCAGACTATTCTTAATAACTTAAATCACAATCctctttaaaaatagaaaaaataaattattggaaGCAGCTTATAAATCAtatcatttgtattataaaaaGCTCGAAGTTTTTTATGTGCTGttcatatataattatgtatgtcTGTTTATGTTTTACTTGCTTAtggctttatttttttatttatcataaattgtCTTCTATGTTTCATCTTTCTTCATAGTTTGGTACCATCTATGAAGCTTATCAATTTTGAGGCTGAACATGGAATTATGACCAATGCAGTTGTCTTTATTCAGtgtatattttaaaatagtaaacTTGCTTAAAGAATGATGACTTCTTTTTCTTTCTAACTTAAGGGTGTATCTTCTGTGGTACTGCTTTATATCATCTTGAGTGGAAACTTGCAACCAAACCAGTTTTGTCATATCCAAACGATGTTCCTCAAAATAATTTTTAAGCTGAGACATTCCTAGTGACAAAAAATAAGAAACTTATTTCTGTAAATGTTAcaacaatgaataaatatattttttcacaaattgaAATAATGCTAAATGTTACTGATTCGACAAATTTATCTTAACACTATgcagaatttgtaaaaaaaagaaaaagatattcaTCAGTTTTATTCactattaacttttttttctagatttcCTTATTCACAATCATGGTATGTTAACAGGACCTGTTATAAAACTGCATGATGTGTTAACATTTTTAGAGGCATTGAATTGTATAATGTTGATAGTGAAAACTGCTCTAGAACTGATATAAATGAGTTtccttcaaaaatataaatacctGAAAAACATGATAATCATGAGTTGTATGGCTAAGAACCATGATTAATCATATGATAAATAGTTTATACTTTAAGGAATGTTtaattccttattttttttagattaattgCACACCTTACTCAAATAATGTTATAACAAAGACATATTACAAAtatgaaaacaatgtaaaaaagtaaaaaaaactcaATGGGAAAAAACTAAGgacaattgtcatgattgtgtagATCACTGTGTATGAATTTACATGGTACATGTAGATATGAACAATAATGAAACATACCCTCAGATAAGAAATATCCCTGAAGAACTCCACTTTCAAAAAATCTACAGTAGTAAACATCATCAAGCTTGAAGAAGGAGCAGTAAAACTCTCCATCAGTAAGGGAGGGTGATGACAGATCTAACATGGTTTTCTCTAACTGAAATAAAAACGGTGTTTCTGGTGAAGTGAAGTCAGCAGCGGCCAAAGATTCAGAACATTTTCCTTCTAGATACACAGCTCTTGAGGCAATTTCTAGATTCTTCTTTAAGCTGACTTTCCATTCTACAATGAATTTTGATTTATACAGTTTACTTAttcattttaacaatatattttttacctAGAAGCAAcatgaatttcatttaaaaaatgtaaagatttttgcaataataaaaccatttaaaataaatgaaagatgaTATGTTTGTTAACCTTATATCATGTAGAACATTGACATGTCAGTTAGATAAGTTTTTGTGCTGATTTTACTCAGAAAAtgtattgtttatcttttttgtttcaagtttaataaatatatagtaatgctatcaatataaaaaaaaaccaattaaaaatactgcacatacatgacatatatttCTACAATTTATGTTATTCATGAATTACCTCTGTCTTCCAACTGTTGCAAAACTGAAGATGATGGACATGCTAATTCTGGTCTAGTTGAGTGTACTCCAAAAGTTTCctatcaaataaacaaaaaataaattaaaaatgaaaattttcttacTACATGTTACTGTGTATAATTTCAGCTTACGCCCCAAAAGGTAATAAGCATTTGTTATATGCCACATAATAACTTATCATAGCCAAGCTGCTGACATTTTTCACTATCTACTAAATAAAGAACTAGAATGAAGCCTTAGTAAGGTGTGACTCATAATATTTTTAGAAAGGCACTTGGGTTTAATTGATTACTGCATAGATGCAAACCCctttttgacacaatcagtaacaaactatcaaattttccgtatttttgaaaagttttcagtaatcattcataaacgtgcatttaccaataaaaattactgatgAGTGGTTGCACAGTGATGtacactaaaatttgtcatttaacatgttgtctgtagtatgtattccattcattgattgttcagatgttctcgactcaaacatttttgttttgtcaaggagaagtagagaaagggggaaagctacttaataaaatgcaagtttgcctcttcggaagtcagttagttacccaacaataggttgataactcccgagaaaccggaagcattacattggcgtttcctaaatactggaccaggacggaaaagtaatgataaaaatccgcgttttacaaaattgaacgtcgatgattgggaatccgtaactatactactttgaccgtaatagcgtagtttttatcgcaaaatcggaaaaactacggaaaaatcgtaatggttggcatctatgttAATGATTATACATGGACACATGCAAGTAACTGATCtttagataaaattaaaattaatcaaacaGAAGCACAAgtttttttagatgaaatacAGAAAATGTTCCTCTGCACACGCACCTGTACATCATTTTATTGTTCAACTGATAGGAATTCAAGAAAGAACCCATTAGATCTTGATGAAACTTTAAGAAAActgcagtatatatatataaaaaataatattgataaaatattttataaaatttcaatgtcAATGAATGTTATGATTTCTTCAGaaaatttcagtaaaaatatgtagactttaaaaaaaaaatgacaatatgtCGATAGTAGTATTTAGTACATATGTGATGCCCAACATAGATGTgtaagcattgtgtattagtttaataaaatataagaCAATAACTTCGAGAGAATAACTGCACTTCAGAATAAAAGCCAAAAATAGAGACAaaatgtatgttacaatgtatgtaTGTAACTATGTATGTGCCAGTACCaaggcaggagcctgtaattcagtgattgtcgtttgttaatgggttacatattttcttttcattcaacatttttttaaacataaattagactgtttgttttctcgtctaaattgttttacatttgtcatttctgatccttttatagctgaatatacggtatgggcttgctcattgttaaaagccatacaaggacctatagttgttaatttctatgtctcTTGTGGAagtagtcctataacatatgacttcgcattcttattcaatttttaacgtttttatactgatattttcatttttatttttttttgagcTCGGGTGGcatattgatagtaaaaaaaaatatcagaacagtaaatagaaatagtaaataatgcccccgaggtcatatgttataggactattgTGGAAGGTGTCTCATTTATGGCCATCATaacacaccttcttttttatatacaccaTAGGGAGAAGTGGAGGGTCGTGTCATGTTTTTTTAAACTCTATTTTCCaaatcaggaacctgatgttagttggttggttgtcgtctgttgatgtggTTTAGTAGTGATTCTGGTTTTTTATAATTAGGTTTCCAAGTTTGAAtgtctttatagcttgctgttcagtgttagCCAGGTCTCTGTGTCGAAACCTTTACCTTTAATctgtaattgtttacttttacaaattgtgactttgatggaaagttgtctcattggcactcataccatatcttcttacaCCTATCTATatctatttatttcttttaaaagcaTTTGTGTGTGACAAATGCTAAGGAGGTATTTCCCTGCCTTGCCAAGTAaacattttcctcattttttttttacatccaataacaaagggaaataatccaaaTCATCAAAATTACGGGTTAACTCGGCCCAGGACCAACTCGAACCACGACAAGACAAAACAGCACACTCAAAATCatgtcacaaaaaataaaatgaaaatataaaataatatggaAATACCGACTTACCTAccctaaattttttttaaagcatgtaaCCTTAacagacataatatatatattttttggcctaataataaaaaaatgtttttttataaattatttacaaactaaaaaaaaacaaactttttgtcACCTGTCATGCTTGCATAAAACATATATGATATTAAAGTTGGGTCTAAAAAAACACACATTGGCGGCAATAGCcttgtttatacatgtaaataaatacaaCCATTAAACCATTCTAATGTATCGAGAATTGGTACTTACAGAACATTAGTTATTTCTAGACTATTCTGCAGAATATTATTCCTGAAGATGTTTGAACCAATAGTTTGTGAAGTTAGCGGTCAGTGTAACAAGTTGCCAAGTTGTATTTTGCCAATGTATGAAAGAATTTTTTAATCTGGACTAGCTAGAAGGATAAATTCTGGatttctttgaaaattgaaaaatcatattcagtttaatatgtttaaacattttcCACAATTGTTTACTGCATGTTGTAGCAGATTATTCATCTTGTACTGTGAAAGCTCATTAATTTTTAGCTCTTACCGAATCTAGGTTATTCTCTTTTTTCagtaatccccccccccccccccccccaaatcctaatttgtaataaatttccattgtttgttgtttttt contains:
- the LOC139484846 gene encoding uncharacterized protein isoform X1, encoding MSNLVKETFGVHSTRPELACPSSSVLQQLEDREWKVSLKKNLEIASRAVYLEGKCSESLAAADFTSPETPFLFQLEKTMLDLSSPSLTDGEFYCSFFKLDDVYYCRFFESGVLQGYFLSEGMSQLKNYFEEHRLDMTKLVWLQVSTQDDIKQYHRRYTLKLERKRSHHSLSNPGSDTGRRYVNLLERNKSSILNSHRKLMAKAQTSTESCQLLGTVVNVIKHNSHKENNTQKARFLEASGVFHPILHIWENTIHNYRSKGVPVENPEFKFIFDPPSSSKYTLYDQCKIISCLPNDHYWNEGTHAHVGCGRMLSIRDSTEKYKPASLRNLILYHHRESNYSAIFRLVDKFRNPESSPSNSRQNINDDNINIGENMQNSTPRQVRPKRKALNEEDILRNLRTVNPLFTTHNRASDNSLYEKYKTAQTETGGLFWRVHESDIDVLCLNDVNMTTGCLMESSFVHMTRRNVGNVNVYHCTCTLFATLLQLATLDEQPDTEIDSINIKCCHIRYFKEIIEPDYPIYFSTEVFTSPTKSQKSIMLSLAALQKPVILLLSSLRTKKFSVVPNSSQDCKFVNVSRNRVSCQSGECSAIYSFSTRKVIYLCETSNVCPHLQAMKDHKNLWMNGNDIEEDIEDEDEEAFIDNEEDENDLEDTFQPETTQTKRTNFFNPATGLWDFPSLSEHRPKEEDDPALQRAIKKRLAVFDGAEGVVRDTKGYLTGNNPLVLFPPVLEDGCLCGAGYSDDDHPNGVLTEVKYRTVVYLTNGPARFEVLGRNCLAANAECQVQYGGSSDSLHFLSKETAAGDEIGWDFVDHALNTHVTFSAYCKIMSKKYRRNFLNSAKFMSPQTFIAWWFSWSSKFKTDFRKPCSICKYNPKFLACDGTKIGISFKNADTDPIEKPTSTEKIDPCHRRNDRCFLNFNSEEQPDAIIRKCRDHLAYTSKKALGQLNQTLEFEEELIRNTLLIETVSGQCSNIMRKFVCNEYHESVQKKLAVIFKFLSTNHSLSSLIPFRYTDLLDSILLELRTSTQNHRINLISDFSPEIRDTLYAALPYEQSFSDVISLFQYLVLRIQRIREKNKDPAPAVRQPSTYNPERYGAAYYFTPSGEKLRDIPIYTMNENAHSKNYDDPPTRSDEQCNKIYPEVSRRGTTYLFLWFDPKHYGHCYGFHIIPGSEGRKDPFSSAYSYLEHAPEEVFYDFSCQFEEYCLNREPGFWENTRFWHDLFHGYSHKCPFCYKSQRICPLQGLNTEICEQFNSFIQKIKYSARSMSLGKFCFYLQYMIHQWCEMKRSSFEQRCDIAAAYLA
- the LOC139484846 gene encoding uncharacterized protein isoform X2; the protein is MLDLSSPSLTDGEFYCSFFKLDDVYYCRFFESGVLQGYFLSEGMSQLKNYFEEHRLDMTKLVWLQVSTQDDIKQYHRRYTLKLERKRSHHSLSNPGSDTGRRYVNLLERNKSSILNSHRKLMAKAQTSTESCQLLGTVVNVIKHNSHKENNTQKARFLEASGVFHPILHIWENTIHNYRSKGVPVENPEFKFIFDPPSSSKYTLYDQCKIISCLPNDHYWNEGTHAHVGCGRMLSIRDSTEKYKPASLRNLILYHHRESNYSAIFRLVDKFRNPESSPSNSRQNINDDNINIGENMQNSTPRQVRPKRKALNEEDILRNLRTVNPLFTTHNRASDNSLYEKYKTAQTETGGLFWRVHESDIDVLCLNDVNMTTGCLMESSFVHMTRRNVGNVNVYHCTCTLFATLLQLATLDEQPDTEIDSINIKCCHIRYFKEIIEPDYPIYFSTEVFTSPTKSQKSIMLSLAALQKPVILLLSSLRTKKFSVVPNSSQDCKFVNVSRNRVSCQSGECSAIYSFSTRKVIYLCETSNVCPHLQAMKDHKNLWMNGNDIEEDIEDEDEEAFIDNEEDENDLEDTFQPETTQTKRTNFFNPATGLWDFPSLSEHRPKEEDDPALQRAIKKRLAVFDGAEGVVRDTKGYLTGNNPLVLFPPVLEDGCLCGAGYSDDDHPNGVLTEVKYRTVVYLTNGPARFEVLGRNCLAANAECQVQYGGSSDSLHFLSKETAAGDEIGWDFVDHALNTHVTFSAYCKIMSKKYRRNFLNSAKFMSPQTFIAWWFSWSSKFKTDFRKPCSICKYNPKFLACDGTKIGISFKNADTDPIEKPTSTEKIDPCHRRNDRCFLNFNSEEQPDAIIRKCRDHLAYTSKKALGQLNQTLEFEEELIRNTLLIETVSGQCSNIMRKFVCNEYHESVQKKLAVIFKFLSTNHSLSSLIPFRYTDLLDSILLELRTSTQNHRINLISDFSPEIRDTLYAALPYEQSFSDVISLFQYLVLRIQRIREKNKDPAPAVRQPSTYNPERYGAAYYFTPSGEKLRDIPIYTMNENAHSKNYDDPPTRSDEQCNKIYPEVSRRGTTYLFLWFDPKHYGHCYGFHIIPGSEGRKDPFSSAYSYLEHAPEEVFYDFSCQFEEYCLNREPGFWENTRFWHDLFHGYSHKCPFCYKSQRICPLQGLNTEICEQFNSFIQKIKYSARSMSLGKFCFYLQYMIHQWCEMKRSSFEQRCDIAAAYLA